In Dysidea avara chromosome 3, odDysAvar1.4, whole genome shotgun sequence, a single window of DNA contains:
- the LOC136248263 gene encoding uncharacterized protein: protein MTLCAVTSIVLLATLTTAAIDDTCMRYGLDIGHPGASCSDIYEKNPSIQDQYGYYLIKTDHLFLAHCDKEDNGWMKVADFDASRGDKCPTRWTDITVNNIRMCRSSSDAAGCYSTTFPVNGTSYRKIRGKLRGYQRRSPDGFISGKSINTAYVDGVSITIGNPRRHVWTYAVGISDDVNGNNCPCAAVSAGPAPPSFVGGHYYCESGNTGPYEDTIYTSDPLWDGAGCVHPNNNCCTNVGLPWFIREFPIAQDDDIEVRICTDRDYADEAVLVDQLKFYV from the coding sequence ATGACCCTCTGTGCTGTAACAAGTATAGTTCTACTAGCTACACTGACTACAGCTGCTATAGATGATACCTGTATGAGATATGGATTAGACATTGGTCATCCTGGAGCTTCTTGTAGTGACATATATGAAAAGAACCCCAGCATTCAGGACCAGTATGGCTACTATCTCATCAAAACTGATCACTTGTTCCTTGCTCATTGTGATAAGGAAGATAATGGTTGGATGAAAGTAGCTGATTTTGATGCTAGCAGAGGAGATAAGTGTCCCACTAGATGGACTGATATCACAGTGAATAATATTCGTATGTGTCGATCCTCAAGTGATGCAGCTGGTTGTTATTCTACAACTTTCCCTGTAAATGGAACAAGTTATCGTAAGATACGTGGTAAACTGAGAGGATATCAAAGGAGATCTCCAGATGGTTTTATAAGTGGTAAAAGCATCAATACTGCATATGTAGATGGGGTATCTATCACTATTGGTAACCCTCGTAGGCATGTGTGGACTTATGCTGTAGGAATCAGTGATGATGTAAATGGAAACAATTGCCCATGTGCTGCTGTCTCTGCGGGTCCAGCTCCTCCTTCATTTGTAGGTGGACACTATTATTGTGAGTCTGGTAACACTGGACCATATGAGGACACTATCTACACAAGTGACCCACTATGGGATGGTGCCGGCTGTGTTCATCCCAACAACAATTGCTGTACTAACGTTGGATTACCATGGTTCATTAGAGAGTTTCCTATTGCTCAAGATGATGACATTGAAGTTAGGATCTGTACTGATAGAGATTATGCTGATGAAGCTGTACTGGTTGATCAACTGAAATTTTATGTGTAA
- the LOC136248262 gene encoding uncharacterized protein isoform X1: protein MLSILLNNNPYISTWGILVINILPGFAQSTPNFLGHLCLVKELSGIDQFFIHYSHAVAFSLLLLSFVVIAKYSRRVAEFIGRCIICVFCFLLLLAYTSLASTSLQLLRPLKFTDVNEVYTYSSLNVEYFHGRHLIYGTVALFCELIVGIGLPLVLLLEPFLKKKINFIKFKPILDQFQGCYKDKYRWFAGYYLICRQVIMLTVFIWNNNYYNMLFYLQTTCIIIATIHLLLQPYKNRLLNIFDGIILQIMIVVVNISTFGFLQSATTEVALLLAVLPLTMLCIAGIVKKAMYSRRHTYVAITGQSDDDNDGDDVRDDIDPYNQIQEPLLDISAKINN from the exons ATGCTGAGCATACTGTTAAACAACAATCCTTACATTTCCACTTGGGGTATTCTAGTCATAAATATTTTGCCAGGTTTTGCTCAATCAACTCCCAATTTTCTTGGACATCTTTGTCTAGTAAAAGAATTAAGTGGCATTGATCAATTCTTCATCCATTACTCTCATGCTGTTGCCTTTTCACTTTTGTTATTATCCTTTGTTGTCATAGCAAAATATTCCCGAAGGGTGGCTGAATTTATTGGTCGCTGTATTATTTGTGTTTTTTGTTTTCTCCTATTGTTGGCTTACACATCATTGGCATCTACTTCACTCCAGCTGTTAAGACCACTGAAATTTACTGATGTTAATGAGGTGTATACATACTCTTCCCTTAATGTTGAGTACTTCCATGGGAGGCATCTGATATATGGCACTGTTGCACTGTTTTGTGAACTGATAGTAGGAATTGGACTACCATTGGTTTTACTGCTGGAGCCATTTTTGAAAAAGAAGATTAACTTTATCAAATTCAAACCAATACtagatcagtttcaaggatgctaCAAGGACAAGTATCGCTGGTTTGCTGGGTATTATTTGATATGTCGTCAAGTGATCATGTTAACTGTATTCATATGGAATAACAACTACTACAACATGTTATTTTACTTGCAGACAACTTGTATCATCATTGCTACAATCCACTTGTTGCTTCAACCTTACAAAAACAGACTTCTAAACATATTTGATGGAATTATCCTACAAATAATGATAGTTGTGGTCAATATCAGTACGTTTGGTTTCCTACAGTCTGCTACAACTGAAGTGGCACTATTACTGGCTGTTCTTCCACTAACTATGTTGTGTATTGCTGGTATTGTGAAAAAAGCTATGTACTCTAGGAGGCATACTTATGTTGCCATTACTGGGCAAagtgatgatgacaatgatggtGATGATGTGAG GGATGATATTGATCCATACAATCAGATCCAGGAGCCTCTTCTTGATATTTCTGCCAAGATCAACAACTGA
- the LOC136248262 gene encoding uncharacterized protein isoform X2, giving the protein MLTVFIWNNNYYNMLFYLQTTCIIIATIHLLLQPYKNRLLNIFDGIILQIMIVVVNISTFGFLQSATTEVALLLAVLPLTMLCIAGIVKKAMYSRRHTYVAITGQSDDDNDGDDVRDDIDPYNQIQEPLLDISAKINN; this is encoded by the exons ATGTTAACTGTATTCATATGGAATAACAACTACTACAACATGTTATTTTACTTGCAGACAACTTGTATCATCATTGCTACAATCCACTTGTTGCTTCAACCTTACAAAAACAGACTTCTAAACATATTTGATGGAATTATCCTACAAATAATGATAGTTGTGGTCAATATCAGTACGTTTGGTTTCCTACAGTCTGCTACAACTGAAGTGGCACTATTACTGGCTGTTCTTCCACTAACTATGTTGTGTATTGCTGGTATTGTGAAAAAAGCTATGTACTCTAGGAGGCATACTTATGTTGCCATTACTGGGCAAagtgatgatgacaatgatggtGATGATGTGAG GGATGATATTGATCCATACAATCAGATCCAGGAGCCTCTTCTTGATATTTCTGCCAAGATCAACAACTGA